The genomic stretch GCGAGCCGTATCCGGAGATCCCCGCCGAGGAGCAGTTGTTCGACCGCCAGCGGGTCGCGGAGATCGTCACCGGCGAGGAGTAAATCGGTTCTGGACGTTTTTGCCAAATCGTCGTTTCGTATCGAGCGCGTCTCTAGTGGTGCCGCTTCTCGTGGCTTTTTGCCCCTCCTCTGCGTACCGAAACCCGTGTCCACCACCTACGGCGGCCTGACGATCGACTGGCTCGGCTACGCGACCTCGCGGATCACGGACGGAGAACGGGTCGTCTACATCGACCCCGGTCGATACGGCGTTCTGGACGGCTACGACGCCCGGGACGGCGACCTCGTGCTCGTCACCCACGACGACCACTACGACCCCGACGGGATCGAGCGCGTCGCCGCGGACGACGCCGTGGTCTGCGTCTTCGAGGAGATTCGAAGCGAGGAGATCGACCGAGAGTCGCGGCCCGTTTCGGATCTCGAGTACGAGATCCGTCGGGTCGGAACCGGCGACTCGTTCGCGGTCGATGGAATCAAAATCGAGGCGATCAGTGCCTACAACACGTCCGAGGGGCACGTCCGCGCGGACGGCACGCCGTACCACCCCGAGGGCGAGGGCGTGGGCTACCGGCTCGATTTCGGGGACACGACGGTCTTCTACCCCGGCGACAGCGACGTGATCGAGGAGTACGAGGGGCTCACCGCCGACGTCTTCCTCGCGCCCATCGACGACGCCTTTACGATGTCGCCCGGCGCCGTTCTGGATCTCGCCGAACGGATCGGTGCCGAGCTCGTGGTGCCGGTTCACTACGACACCTTCGAGGCACTGGAAGCCGACGACGAGGCCTTCGCCGCGAGCGCGCGCGAACGCGGGCTGACCGTCGAACTCCTCAGTCCCGAGGTCTGATCCAGACCCTTCATTTCCCCCCGGTTCGAACGGCAGGTAATGCATTCGCTCCACCCTCGGATTCGGATCGTTTGGGTGCTTCAGGCCGCCCTTTCCGCGGTGGTACTCGCGGCCATCGTCGGACTGGTCGGGTTTTTCGCACTTGATATCGGACTCTGGCTCCCGGTCGCCGTCTTTGCCGGGCTGTTCGTCCTCTTCGCCGCTCACAGCCTGCTTCGCTACCGAATCTGGCGCTACGAGGTCCGCGAGGACGCGTTGTACCTCGAACGCGGCGTCTTCACCCGGGTGAAGACGGTCGTCCCCTTCGTGCGCATCCAGCACGTCGACTCGCGGCGCAGTCCGCTCGAACGCGTGACGGGACTGGCGAGCACCGTCGTTTATACGGCGGGCTCGCGGGGCGCTGACGTGACGGTGCCGGGATTGACGCCCGACGGGGCCGACGACCTCCAGCGCCGGCTGAAGGCACTCGCGATCGACGCCGAGGGTGACG from Halalkalicoccus subterraneus encodes the following:
- a CDS encoding MBL fold metallo-hydrolase, which gives rise to MSTTYGGLTIDWLGYATSRITDGERVVYIDPGRYGVLDGYDARDGDLVLVTHDDHYDPDGIERVAADDAVVCVFEEIRSEEIDRESRPVSDLEYEIRRVGTGDSFAVDGIKIEAISAYNTSEGHVRADGTPYHPEGEGVGYRLDFGDTTVFYPGDSDVIEEYEGLTADVFLAPIDDAFTMSPGAVLDLAERIGAELVVPVHYDTFEALEADDEAFAASARERGLTVELLSPEV
- a CDS encoding PH domain-containing protein — translated: MHSLHPRIRIVWVLQAALSAVVLAAIVGLVGFFALDIGLWLPVAVFAGLFVLFAAHSLLRYRIWRYEVREDALYLERGVFTRVKTVVPFVRIQHVDSRRSPLERVTGLASTVVYTAGSRGADVTVPGLTPDGADDLQRRLKALAIDAEGDDAV